CTTTGTGGGAATACCTGCCTTGTATGCTATTGCAATACCATCTCCAGTGCTCGAATATGCTGTTGTCGTGAAACCGAAGAACCTTGATGCACCGCCAGTAGCTATTATCCCTGCCTTGGCAAGAAATACCTTATGCTCACCTGTAGCCAGGTCAAAAGAGTAGAAGCCTTTGAACTCACCATCTGCCAGAAGAAGTTTCGTCACATAATGTTCATGAAATATCTCTACATCCCTGAAGGAGAGCAGGTTGTCGTAAAGAGCACTCAGCATAAAGAATCCAGTCTTGTCTGCAGCAAAAGCTGTTCTAGGAACACTCATCCCTCCAAAAGCTCTCAGTATTATCTTACCTTCATCATTTCTGTTCCATGGCACCCCCAGGTGATCGAAGAACCTTATCTCCTTTGGTGCTTCATTCACCAGAAATTCTATTGCATCCTGGTCGCCAAGATAATCGCTCCCCTTGGCTGTATCAAACCCATGAAGCTCTATCGAATCTCCATTCTCTCCAGGATAAAGCACTCCGGATATCCCTCCTTCAGCAGATACTGAGTGGCTTCTCATTGCATGAAGCTTTGAAACGAGTGCTATCTTCAGCGAACCATTTGAGATTCTCGCTGCCTGAAGAGCAGCCCTCATACCTGCAAGACCACTGCCTACTATGACTACGTCAAATTCCAGAACTTGCATCTCTCAGCTGGGCTTCGGGGGCTGCCGTATAGGTTTTTCTGATTTAATGTTTAACATAATCAGGAATAGCTAGGTGCCTGCTTCTTCCTGATCAGCTCCTTTGGTACACTTGCAAGCCTGACCACGTTGCTGCTCTGAATCATGTATATAGGCAGACCAGTGTTTGGGTCGTTGCCAACCCTGAATATTGCACTTACTATGCTCTTGTACATCAGAACACTTCCGTCCTTCAGCTTCAGCTTTATCCAGTGGTCCTCTCCTTCTGCTTCAAAATCAACCAGTTCTCCTCCTTGCGGCATTATAGGTGCGCTCAATCCTTTTCTACCAATCAGCAGATAAGGGATTGATTTAAAGAGTTTCGTCTCCTTACACTCATCTTAATTAATCCATGCATCAGTAGGCTCTGCGCCGAAGATGGCAAAGGTAAAAATTCTTGTGAGCAACGACGATGGCCCATCAAGTCCTGGGGTTCAAGCCTTAGTGAAATCTCTTTCAGAATTTGCCGAGGTATATCCTGTCATTCCTGAAACACCCAGAAGTGGAACTAGCATGAGCCTAACATTCCACAAGCCTCTGAGGATAAGGGAGGTTTCTGTAGCAGGAAGAAGGGGCTACCTTGTTTCTGGCAATCCCGCGGATTCTGTAATGATGGCTCTCAACAGGATACTTGAGTCAAGACCGGATGTAATGGCTTCAGGGATAAACATAGGAGACAATACAGGCCTGCAGGATGTCTTTGCATCAGGTACTGTGCAGGCTGCAATACAGGCAGCCTTCGCAGGAATTCCTTCTGTTGCCTTCTCGATGCAGATACAGGAGGCTGCCATCTTCTCCCCAGCTGAAGCAAAGGGTAACTTTCAAGCAGCATCTGACTGGGCATGCAGAATAATAAAATGGATAGCCTATGAGGGGCTCCCAGAAGGGGTTGACCTGCTTAACGTGAACTTCCCCCTCAGAGTCAGCAAAGATACCAGGGTGGTTGTAGCCAGGCTTGCCAAGAAGAAGTATCAGAACTATGTTGAACAGAGGCTTGACCCCAGAGGCAGACCATATTACTGGGTCTGGGGAAAAAGGCTGGAGAAGTATGAAGAGGGTACAGATGCCTATGCTGTCCTTGAGCGAGGTTTCATATCTGTAACACCACTCAAGGTAGACCTCACAGCATCCGATGCAGACCTTGAAAGACTGATCAAGCACCTCGCTTCTCATTGATAACGTTTAACTTCTCTCTTTCTATCTTGCAAGCGCATGAAGGAGAGGTCTTTACTGTCGAGCAGAGTAGTCTACAGAGGCAGGCATATAGCTGTGAGGGAGGATGATGTTAAAGAAGATGGTAATCTGCATCGTTATGAGATAGTTGAACACCCTGGTGCAGTTGCTGTACTGGTGGTCGACGAGAAAGACGGATGCCTAATCTTTGAAAGACAGTACAGGTACAGCCTTAAAGAATATCTGTACGAGATTCCTGCTGGTACTCTTGAAGAAGGAGAGCAGCCTGAAAGGTGTGCAAGAAGGGAGCTAATGGAGGAGACTGGCTATCTTGGTGAAGATATGAGGAGGCTTGTGAGTATAAGGACTTCTCCAGGTTACACCAACGAAATTCTTCACATATTCTACTGCAGAGCTTCAGGCAGAATTGAAAGCAGGCCAGAGGTTGATGAGGAGATAGAAGTTGTAAAGCTGAAGCCTAAGGATGTAGGTATGATGGTGAAGAATGGCGAGATAGTTGATTCAAAGACTCTGGCTGCACTTCTTGTCGCAGAAGCTCTCAGGCTTGTGGAGCTGTGACCTGTGCAGCCTCCTTCTGCTTTGCAGTAGGCTCAGCCAAAGTACTATGCTCGAATGCAGGAGCGCTGGGTTGCAGAAGTTTCTTTATCCTGTTAGCTGCAGTTGCTGCTTGTCCGAATCCAACTGCAAGAAGGTTCTGCCTGAAACCTGACCTGGGTGACGCTACATCGCCTGCTGCAAATATACCTGGAATGCTTGTCTGCTGCAGGTCATCGACAAGCAATCCTCTGTTATCCATCTCTATCCCCCATTTCTTCATTATGCTGAGGTCTGCCTTGTATCCTACCAGCACCAGTATATCATCGACCTGAAGACTTTCATCTGAGTTAGTTTGGGTGTTTGTCACAACTGCTCTCTCTACCCATTCGTTTCCTTGCACAGCTTTCAGTACATAGAAGAGCTTAACCTTGACGTTTGAATGCATCAGCTCGTCTACAGACTTTTCGTGAGCTCTGAAGACATCTCTTCTGTGAATGAGGGTTGTATCTGAAGCGATATCCTTAAGATGAAGGGCCCAGTCAACTGCTGAATCTCCTCCGCCTACTATCAGCAGCCTCTTGCCTCTGAACCTCTCCGGGTCCCTTACGTAGTAAAATACCCCTTTTCCTTCGAACTGAGGTATACCTTCAGCCTCAACCTTGTTCGGGCTGAAAGTCCCTATGCCAGTTGTTACAAGTATGGCCTTGCACCGGTAGGTCGATTTGTCAGTAGTTACCTCGAAATCCAGTTCACCCCTCTTTGCTATGTTCAGAACCTTTTCTCCCAGCCTGACTGCGGGGTTGTATTTCATCGCCTGCTTTACCAGATTGCTTACGAGTTCCTTTCCGGTAATTTCATAGAATCCTGGCATATCGTATATGTATTTGTCAGGGTA
This Conexivisphaerales archaeon DNA region includes the following protein-coding sequences:
- the surE gene encoding 5'/3'-nucleotidase SurE; translation: MAKVKILVSNDDGPSSPGVQALVKSLSEFAEVYPVIPETPRSGTSMSLTFHKPLRIREVSVAGRRGYLVSGNPADSVMMALNRILESRPDVMASGINIGDNTGLQDVFASGTVQAAIQAAFAGIPSVAFSMQIQEAAIFSPAEAKGNFQAASDWACRIIKWIAYEGLPEGVDLLNVNFPLRVSKDTRVVVARLAKKKYQNYVEQRLDPRGRPYYWVWGKRLEKYEEGTDAYAVLERGFISVTPLKVDLTASDADLERLIKHLASH
- a CDS encoding NUDIX hydrolase — encoded protein: MKERSLLSSRVVYRGRHIAVREDDVKEDGNLHRYEIVEHPGAVAVLVVDEKDGCLIFERQYRYSLKEYLYEIPAGTLEEGEQPERCARRELMEETGYLGEDMRRLVSIRTSPGYTNEILHIFYCRASGRIESRPEVDEEIEVVKLKPKDVGMMVKNGEIVDSKTLAALLVAEALRLVEL
- a CDS encoding NAD(P)/FAD-dependent oxidoreductase, whose product is MSSDKVYDVIVIGGGPIGLFSTYYAGFRDLDVLLIEATEDLGGQITFLYPDKYIYDMPGFYEITGKELVSNLVKQAMKYNPAVRLGEKVLNIAKRGELDFEVTTDKSTYRCKAILVTTGIGTFSPNKVEAEGIPQFEGKGVFYYVRDPERFRGKRLLIVGGGDSAVDWALHLKDIASDTTLIHRRDVFRAHEKSVDELMHSNVKVKLFYVLKAVQGNEWVERAVVTNTQTNSDESLQVDDILVLVGYKADLSIMKKWGIEMDNRGLLVDDLQQTSIPGIFAAGDVASPRSGFRQNLLAVGFGQAATAANRIKKLLQPSAPAFEHSTLAEPTAKQKEAAQVTAPQA